From a single Aspergillus puulaauensis MK2 DNA, chromosome 2, nearly complete sequence genomic region:
- the CweA gene encoding putative GPI anchored protein (COG:S;~EggNog:ENOG410Q1IK;~SECRETED:SignalP(1-19);~TransMembrane:1 (n6-14c19/20o549-569i)) has translation MKGLNGGIPLAVLAATAHAQGIYKGPHGDDTGNAASVGHKNEAEFETTQDIKDDHSWKGPGPWPGHPHAWGPWKRGDINEGPTGDDTGNAAAVGNENEAESETTQHIKDDHSWKGPGPWYPHPYYPPPPGHWKRGDINEGPTGDDTGNAANIGHKNEAESETTQHIKDDHSWKGPGPWYPHPYYPPPPGHWKRGDINEGPTGDDTGNAANIGHKNEAEFETNQDIKDDHSWKGYPGWPYWYPGAPYPYPGPRNHGENRPARGYHTGLKEARGVAGDINEGPNGDDTGNVANIINTNSASNDYDGSYEDNHGVEIDYSWPWHQKRAFAPSTGSGDDDEGSQHSPAITNNEMTYPGQDTHGANGEACQASQVTRTVTMTRTHTAMATETAAVEDPEEDPEDDPEYPEYLHAAQTPASSQAAQSEYPSQAVQNPNLHSGMATNAAPIATPVVHSSQASAPEPTQAYHGPAASQITVGEASAYTVIPVYVPSGAAHGSVVIQASSTPASSSAFRTHALPTGASPEQNAASSSSATPSSSHGPISFTGAAAGKLVPSAGVFTALAGAAALLAFAL, from the coding sequence ATGAAGGGCTTGAACGGCGGCATTCCTCTTGCCGTGTTGGCGGCCACTGCGCACGCCCAGGGTATCTACAAGGGACCCCACGGCGATGACACCGGCAACGCTGCCAGCGTTGGCCACAAGAATGAGGCCGAGTTCGAGACCAcccaggatatcaaggacGACCACTCGTGGAAGGGCCCCGGTCCCTGGCCCGGACACCCCCATGCTTGGGGACCCTGGAAGCGTGGTGATATCAACGAGGGCCCTACCGGCGACGACACTGGGAACGCTGCCGCCGTTGGTAATGAGAACGAGGCCGAGTCCGAGACCACCCAGCACATCAAGGATGACCACTCGTGGAAGGGACCGGGCCCTTGGTACCCGCACCCCTActaccctcctcctcccggaCACTGGAAGCGAGGCGATATCAACGAGGGCCCTACTGGAGATGACACCGGCAACGCTGCCAACATCGGCCACAAGAATGAAGCCGAGTCCGAGACCACCCAGCACATCAAGGATGACCACTCGTGGAAGGGACCGGGCCCTTGGTACCCGCACCCCTActaccctcctcctcccggaCACTGGAAGCGAGGCGATATCAACGAGGGCCCTACTGGAGATGACACCGGCAACGCTGCCAACATCGGCCACAAGAATGAAGCCGAGTTCGAGACGAaccaggatatcaaggacGACCACTCGTGGAAGGGTTACCCCGGCTGGCCTTACTGGTACCCGGGTGCCCCCTACCCCTACCCCGGCCCTCGCAACCACGGTGAGAACCGCCCTGCTCGCGGCTACCACACCGGCCTGAAGGAAGCCCGTGGCGTCGCTGGAGACATCAACGAGGGTCCTAATGGGGACGACACTGGCAACGTCgccaacatcatcaacaccaacagcgcTAGCAACGACTACGATGGATCCTACGAGGATAACCACGGTGTGGAGATCGACTACTCGTGGCCGTGGCACCAAAAGCGTGCCTTCGCTCCATCCACCGGcagtggtgatgacgatgaagggTCCCAGCACTCTCCTGCAATCACCAACAACGAGATGACCTACCCCGGCCAGGACACCCACGGTGCCAACGGGGAGGCCTGCCAGGCTTCGCAGGTCACCCGCACTGTTACCATGACCCGTACCCACACCGCCATGGCCACCGAGACTGCCGCCGTGGAGGACCCTGAAGAGGACCCCGAGGACGACCCCGAGTACCCCGAGTACTTGCACGCCGCCCAGACCCCCGCCTCCAGCCAGGCCGCCCAGAGCGAGTACCCCAGCCAGGCCGTCCAGAACCCCAACCTTCACAGCGGCATGGCGACCAACGCCGCTCCCATCGCTACCCCCGTTGTCCACAGCTCCCAGGCATCTGCCCCCGAGCCCACCCAGGCCTACCACGGGCCCGCCGCTTCCCAAATCACCGTAGGCGAGGCCTCCGCCTACACCGTGATCCCCGTGTACGTGCCCAGCGGCGCCGCGCACGGCTCCGTCGTCATCCAGGCCAGCAGCACCCCtgcttcatcctctgcctTCCGCACGCACGCCCTCCCTACCGGCGCGTCGCCTGAGCAGAACGcggcctcttcgtcctcggccaCCCCGTCTTCTTCCCACGGCCCTATCTCCTTCACTGGTGCTGCCGCTGGCAAGCTTGTTCCTTCTGCTGGTGTCTTCACGGCCCTTGCCGGTGCTGCAGCTCTTCTTGCCTTTGCTCTGTAG
- a CDS encoding uncharacterized protein (COG:S;~EggNog:ENOG410Q2IJ;~TransMembrane:1 (i192-218o)) — MTTPTSGPGEEKPIYNRLPPSPQLSYTSDGELDTPKHPVRVAVSPIPEKDAPEDQMASHNPQQPELEPLQPHSHPEPHSVPGPVPVPAAQPDYDPSIGAKPYSPFYRHATTPSAASAIARLKSQRKRTRSFGIASPIDDLENGSRPPWKRLSDDETRNMSTTNRESKLWAQKKRHFDCLSGLTKKQRMGVKIGIAVVVVGCMVAIALGITAAVGGGVWSGNHRSEQVH, encoded by the coding sequence ATGACGACGCCCACCTCAGGCCCCGGCGAGGAAAAGCCGATATACAACCGCCTCCCGCCCTCCCCACAACTCTCCTACACATCAGATGGAGAGCTCGATACACCAAAACACCCTGTCCGCGTCGCCGTCTCTCCCATCCCAGAAAAGGACGCCCCTGAAGACCAGATGGCCTCTCATAATCCACAACAACCAGAACTCGAACCGCTACAACCTCACTCACACCCAGAGCCACACTCAGTGCCCGGACccgtcccagtcccagcagcaCAACCCGACTACGACCCCTCCATCGGCGCAAAGCCCTACTCCCCTTTCTACCGCCATGCAACAACACCCTCTGCGGCCTCGGCCATCGCCCGACTCAAATCACAACGAAAACGGACGCGCAGCTTCGGCATCGCCAGCCCGATCGATGATCTAGAGAACGGGTCGCGCCCGCCATGGAAGCGACTGAGCGACGACGAGACGCGCAACATGAGCACGACAAACCGCGAGTCGAAGCTCTGggcgcagaagaagaggcatTTTGACTGTCTGAGCGGGCTGACCAAGAAGCAGCGCATGGGTGTGAAGATCGGGATTGCGGTCGTGGTGGTGGGCTGTATGGTGGCGATTGCGCTGGGGATTACGGCGGCGGTGGGCGGCGGTGTTTGGAGTGGAAATCATCGGTCGGAGCAGGTTCATTAG
- a CDS encoding Zn(II)2Cys6 transcription factor (COG:S;~EggNog:ENOG410PH9W;~InterPro:IPR036864,IPR021858,IPR001138;~PFAM:PF00172,PF11951;~go_function: GO:0000981 - DNA-binding transcription factor activity, RNA polymerase II-specific [Evidence IEA];~go_function: GO:0008270 - zinc ion binding [Evidence IEA];~go_process: GO:0006355 - regulation of transcription, DNA-templated [Evidence IEA]) translates to MNPAEAESSPRPVPVPIPRKRTRTGCVNCSRRRRKCDEIKPTCSGCKRRGDRCQWRQVGAFRDANIKVLEPEHPSMNQAVSRPSRRHGKFKILTVEPPRRKDKNDDGLDPDKEKTPVRDVDPAASPRDQVVALSPSPTPDIPNPTRRQDEAFASPDRMVVTSPSNSTQFTNDMSRPYISSPEFMVDELTALRNFNSYSGMTPPLFDSSVFSDLDNPANDVFLPGSAYEALHTALRNRQLWTARPDIPSRPGSPTSAPGSVPDRRRSESRARTGRFELSPDRENILWQNYLNEICLWLDMFDNHRHFASTFPQMSKSAPHLRYSILALSARQMERKQNEKSQSESLSLYQEAIHLLLPELESKTTPVIASCVILCVLEMLSCNPKEWRRHLDGCAYLIQAAEINGFSGKEEQALFWCFARMDVCGGLISEEETIIPIYHWIPNDMTPTDATRLFLASNHDTYANHTVYLCAQTLGVLFRRGPGPLSSSAIASYSYPGSPDDSSESYVGRWSRLFEAVEQWYENRPSQMKSVFSVSTAASKRPFPTVLYANGAAISGNQLYHTCALLLLQRKPKTLSLARRPKSVLWHARQICAISASNAHHGCWTNALQPLWIAGKVMSHHSEHAAIVETLTRIERETGWATAWRVEDLREFWGDDGD, encoded by the exons ATGAATCCTGCAGAGGCCGAGTCCTCTCCGcgcccagtcccagttccCATCCCCCGCAAGCGCACCCGCACAGGCTGTGTGAACTGCAGCCGGCGCCGTCGGAAAT GCGACGAGATAAAACCGACTTGCTCGGGGTGTAAACGGCGAGGCGACCGCTGCCAGTGGCGGCAAGTCGGTGCTTTCCGCGATGCCAATATCAAGGTGCTGGAGCCGGAGCATCCGTCCATGAACCAGGCTGTTAGTCGTCCGTCGCGGCGGCATGGGAAGTTCAAG ATTTTGACTGTTGAACCGCCCCGTCGGAAGGACAAGAACGATGACGGGCTGGATCCGGACAAGGAGAAGACACCTGTTAGGGATGTTGATCCAGCTGCTTCACCTAGAGACCAGGTTGTAGCGCTCTCGCCATCTCCGACTCCTGATATACCAAACCCTACTCGTAGGCAAGATGAGGCCTTTGCCAGCCCGGACCGTATGGTGGTCACGTCTCCATCCAACTCTACGCAGTTCACAAACGACATGAGCCGACCCTATATATCCTCCCCAGAGTTCATGGTCGACGAGCTCACTGCACTGCGCAACTTCAACTCCTACTCCGGCATGACGCCGCCGCTCTTCGATTCCAGCGTTTTCTCCGATCTCGACAACCCAGCCAACGACGTCTTCCTGCCAGGTTCAGCGTACGAGGCCCTCCACACAGCCCTACGCAACCGACAGCTCTGGACAGCCCGGCCAGATATCCCCAGCCGACCGGGTTCACCTACGTCTGCTCCTGGCTCTGTCCCCGATCGTCGACGGAGCGAGTCGCGGGCTCGAACTGGACGGTTCGAACTATCGCCAGACAGGGAGAACATCCTGTGGCAGAACTACCTGAATGAGATCTGTCTCTGG CTGGACATGTTCGACAACCACCGCCACTTCGCCTCAACATTCCCCCAGATGTCCAAATCGGCACCGCATCTGCGCTactccatcctcgccctctcagCGCGGCAGATGGAGCGCAAGCAGAACGAAAAGTCGCAGTCCGAGAGTCTGTCTCTGTACCAGGAGGCTATCCACCTGCTTCTGCCGGAGCTGGAAAGCAAGACGACTCCTGTCATTGCCTCTTGCGTGATTCTCTGTGTACTGGAGATGCTAAGCT GCAACCCCAAAGAATGGCGCCGCCATCTAGACGGCTGCGCATATCTCATCCAAGCTGCCGAGATCAACGGCTTCTCCGGTAAAGAGGAACAGGCTCTATTCTGGTGTTTTGCGCGCATGG ACGTCTGCGGCGGCCTCATCTCCGAAGAAGAAACCATCATCCCAATCTACCACTGGATCCCCAACGACATGACCCCGACCGACGCAAcgcgcctcttcctcgcctccaaCCACGACACATACGCAAATCACACCGTCTATCTGTGCGCACAGACACTGGGCGTGCTCTTCCGGCGCGGACCAGGCCCGTTATCTTCCTCTGCAATTGCATCGTATTCGTACCCCGGCAGCCCCGACGATAGCAGCGAGTCGTACGTGGGCCGCTGGAGCCGGCTGTTTGAGGCGGTTGAGCAGTGGTACGAGAACCGGCCGAGCCAGATGAAGTCGGTGTTTAGTGTCTCGACGGCGGCGTCGAAGAGGCCGTTTCCGACGGTTTTGTATGCGAATGGGGCTGCCA TATCCGGGAACCAGCTCTACCATACCTGCGCTTTGTTACTGCTGCAGCGCAAACCGAAGACGCTTTCTCTTGCGCGACGACCG AAATCCGTTCTCTGGCACGCGCGGCAAATCTGCGCCATCTCGGCCTCGAATGCCCACCA TGGCTGCTGGACCAACGCACTGCAACCGCTCTGGATCGCGGGGAAAGTCATGTCGCATCATTCAGAGCACGCAGCGATAGTGGAGACGCTGACGAGGATCGAGCGCGAGACGGGCTGGGCGACGGCTTGGCGGGTTGAGGATTTACGGGAGTTTTGGGGCGATGATGGGGACTGA
- a CDS encoding sugar porter family MFS transporter (COG:G;~EggNog:ENOG410PFEN;~InterPro:IPR020846,IPR005828,IPR036259,IPR003663;~PFAM:PF00083;~TransMembrane:11 (n9-24c32/33o64-82i89-109o115-136i148-166o181-200i275-296o308-330i342-362o374-395i407-426o438-456i);~go_component: GO:0016020 - membrane [Evidence IEA];~go_component: GO:0016021 - integral component of membrane [Evidence IEA];~go_function: GO:0022857 - transmembrane transporter activity [Evidence IEA];~go_process: GO:0055085 - transmembrane transport [Evidence IEA]): MTFLVGRPLSLAITATAGSGFLLFGYDQGVMAGLLTGDAFVRTFPEIDTTEGGHGNSSLQGTVVAIYEIGCFFGAIASLLVGERLGRRWCIMAGCIILSIGAILQATAFGIPQMIVGRIVAGVGNGLNTSTIPVWHSELSKASSRGKGLAIELVINIFGVMTAYWVDYGMSYVNNDAQFRFPLALQILFAIVTFLGILVLPESPRWLIAHDRHNDARQVLWAVQPNAREIGQDDAVINLEMTEITHTMAEERQAAEKGSFKMLLKDGPQRFRHRTLLAMGGQMMQQLSGINLITYYNTVIFEQSVGMAHNLALLVAGFNGVAYFLSTFVPVWAIDRLGRRKLMLFAAGGQCACMAILAGTVYDGGHAAGIVSTVMLFLFNFFFGVGLLAVPWLLPAEYAPLAIRTRTAALATATNWIFTFLVVEITPVSISNIGYRTYIYFAIFNFCFLPIIFFFYPETRNLTLEQIDRLFTGEKVRLHWDASMGVAGDTEHRLREKDAEVQHVE, translated from the exons ATGACTTTTCTTGTTGGGCGGCCGCTATCTTTGGCCATCACGGCCACGGCCGGTAGTGGCTTCTTGCT TTTCGGATATGACCAGGGTGTCATGGCAGGTCTGTTGACCGGCGATGCCTTTGTCCGGACATTTCCTGAGATTGATACGACTGAGGGAGGCCATGGAAACTCCTCTCTGCAGGGAACAGT GGTTGCTATCTATGAGATT GGCTGCTTCTTTGGTGCTATCGCGTCGCTGCTGGTTGGTGAACGTCTGGGTCGTCGGTGGTGTATCATGGCTGGCTGTATTATTCTGTCCATTGGAGCGATTCTTCAGGCCACTGCCTTTGGTATTCCCCAGATGATTGTTGGACGCATTGTTGCCGGTGTAGGAAACGGTCTCAACACCAGTACTATTC CTGTCTGGCACTCCGAACTGAGCAAGGCTTCCAGCCGAGGAAAAGGA CTTGCTATTGAACTGGTTATCAACATCTTTGGCGTTATGACGGCCTACTGGGTTG ACTACGGCATGAGCTACGTCAACAACGATGCCCAGTTCCGCTTCCCTCTCGCATTGCAGatcctcttcgccattgTCACCTTCCTAGGTATCTTGGTCCTACCGGAATCTCCTCGTTGG CTCATCGCCCACGACCGCCATAACGACGCCCGTCAAGTGCTGTGGGCCGTCCAGCCCAACGCGCGTGAAATCGGCCAGGACGACGCAGTTATCAACCTGGAGATGACGGAGATTACCCACACCATGGCAGAGGAGCGCCAGGCTGCTGAAAAGGGCTCTTTCAAGATGCTCCTGAAGGACGGGCCTCAGCGGTTCCGACACCGCACCCTCCTAGCCATGGGTGGACAGATGATGCAGCAGCTGTCGGGGATTAACCTGATTACCTAC TACAATACCGTGATCTTCGAGCAATCGGTGGGAATGGCCCATAACTTGGCTttgctggtggctggctTCAACGGTGTCGCCTACTTTCTTTCTACGTTTGTTCCAGTATGGGCCATTGACCG ACTCGGCCGTCGCAAACTCATGCTCTTCGCTGCGGGCGGACAGTGTGCCTGCATGGCTATACTGGCAGGGACGGTATACGACGGCGGCCACGCAGCGGGTATTGTGTCGACAGTgatgctgttcctgtttaacttcttcttcggtgtTGGATTGCTGGCAGTCCCATGGTTGC TACCGGCGGAATATGCGCCACTGGCCATCCGAACTCGCACTGCTGCTTTGGCGACAGCAACAAACT GGATCTTTACCTTCCTGGTGGTGGAAATCACGCCggtcagcatcagcaacATCGGATACCGCACGTACATCTACTTCGCCATCTTTAacttctgcttcctcccgatcatcttcttcttctaccCGGAGACTCGCAATCTCACGCTGGAGCAGATCGACCGGCTGTTCACGGGCGAGAAGGTGCGGCTGCACTGGGACGCGTCGATGGGAGTGGCGGGCGACACCGAGCACCGACTGCGGGAGAAGGACGCGGAGGTGCAGCATGTGGAGTGA
- a CDS encoding oxidoreductase, short chain dehydrogenase/reductase family (COG:Q;~EggNog:ENOG410PGNV;~InterPro:IPR002347,IPR036291,IPR020904;~PFAM:PF00106,PF13561,PF08659;~go_function: GO:0016491 - oxidoreductase activity [Evidence IEA];~go_process: GO:0055114 - oxidation-reduction process [Evidence IEA]) codes for MSPIAVSGTPSETPTPANEAIPAPVANPLFSLSTRTVAITGGGRGLGIVLTSAVLEAGADVACLDLLPAPSAEEWVGVQKLAASRGLQASYIQCDITDEAATQTALEKIAAVALERGMPLRGAITCAGIQQMVPALEYPVDLWRKMLDVNVVGTFIPAKHCARIFKEQGTGGSIVMIASMSGQIANRGLTCTAYNSSKAAVHQMCRSVAQEWGQYGIRVNTLSAGYIRTAMTDALLVTKPEVEETWMRGALLNRLGVPDDFKAPTVYMLADGSGFMTGADLRVDGGHCASA; via the exons ATGTCCcccatcgccgtctccggAACGCCCTCCGAGACCCCCACCCCAGCCAACGAAGCCATCCCAGCCCCCGTCGCAAACCcgctcttctccctctcaacCCGCACAGTCGCCATCACCGGTGGCGGGCGCGGCCTAGGCATCGTCCTAACCAGCGCCgtcctcgaagccggcgcCGACGTCGCCTGCCTCGACCTGCTCCCGGCCCCCAGCGCCGAAGAATGGGTCGGTGTCCAGAAACTGGCGGCCTCGCGCGGCCTGCAGGCATCATACATCCAGTGCGACATCACGGACGAGGCGGCCACGCAGACGGCGCTTGAGAAGATTGCCGCGGTGGCATTGGAGCGCGGGATGCCGCTTAGGGGTGCGATTACTTGTGCGGGGATCCAGCAGATGGTTCCGGCGTTGGAGTACCCGGTTGATTtgtggaggaagatgttggATGTTAA CGTCGTTGGGACGTTCATCCCTGCTAAGCACTGCGCGCGAATCTTCAAGGAGCAGGGGACTGGGGGGAGCATTGTGATGATTGCGTCAATGTCTGGACAGATTGCCAACCGG GGCTTAACATGCACCGCATACAACTCATCCAAGGCCGCCGTGCACCAGATGTGCCGCTCTGTGGCCCAGGAATGGGGCCAGTATGGTATCCGTGTCAACACATTGTCTGCTGGG TACATCCGCACGGCCATGACGGATGCTCTCCTAGTAACCAAACCGGAGGTCGAAGAGACCTGGATGCGCGGCGCCCTGCTCAACAGACTCGGCGTCCCTGATGACTTCAAGGCGCCGACGGTATACATGCTCGCTGATGGAAGCGGGTTCATGACCGGTGCTGACTTGCGGGTTGACGGTGGACACTGTGCTTCAGCATGA
- a CDS encoding uncharacterized protein (TransMembrane:4 (i78-98o104-126i146-170o202-222i)): MKVIKHEDGSTPLWELSTGPGHSHGHDDRDYDYENVPGFTEPLEQSKLLESSKSRTKDEGEEGAPAGPGKLYIISPSIYLTGYVSMVVVTTIACIILARTNPGALQYTAIVTVIVGTSGIFCTFGLDLYLPRSKSQSDPTPSTASYILVIARNVVWLAVSVAMLVTGAMADDSDDRSKSKLAKRRGSGSGRGNNPPPPLRDLAVACGCVGVVVFFATLVYWYPVVVARYRKYSKEEMRSMYEGLLLKEGGKKSVRALWRAIRH; the protein is encoded by the exons ATGAAAGTCATCAAACACGAAGATGGCTCTACTCCCCTCTGGGAACTCTCCACGGGCCCAGGCCACAGCCACGGCCATGACGACCGCGACTACGACTACGAGAACGTCCCCGGCTTCACAGAACCCCTGGAACAGTCAAAGCTCCTCGAGAGCTCAAAATCACGTACCaaagatgaaggtgaagaaggcgcaCCAGCCGGTCCTGGAAAGCTCTACATTATCAGCCCATCTATATACCTCACCGGATACGTGTCCATGGTCGTCGTCACCACTATAGCCTGCATTATCCTCGCGCGGACGAACCCTGGTGCATTGCAGTATACTGCTATTGTGACTGTAATCGTG GGTACATCCGGCATCTTCTGTACATTCGGACTAGACCTGTACCTCCCAAGATCCAAATCGCAGAGCGACCCCACGCCGTCAACAGCATCGTATATCTTGGTCATTGCGAGGAATGTCGTGTGGCTAGCTGTCTCTGTTGCCATGCTGGTAACGGGTGCCATGGCAGATGATTCAGACGACCGCTCGAAATCGAAACTTGCGAAACGGCGCGGGAGTGGTAGTGGGCGTGGGAATaacccgccgccgccgctgaggGATCTGGCGGTTGCTTGTGGGTGTGTgggggttgttgtgtt TTTTGCTACGCTTGTATACTGGTAtccggtggtggtggcgagGTATCGCAAGTActcgaaggaggagatgaggagtaTGTATGAGGGGTTGCTTTTGAAGGAGGGAGGTAAGAAGAGTGTGAGGGCGTTGTGGCGGGCAATCAGGCATTAA
- the aspf2 gene encoding major allergen Asp F2 (COG:O;~EggNog:ENOG410PHRJ;~InterPro:IPR024079,IPR039124,IPR029482;~PFAM:PF13933;~SECRETED:SignalP(1-16);~go_function: GO:0008237 - metallopeptidase activity [Evidence IEA]) — protein MWTIALALALCAPIAALPTQTPVPLEDPIKSPFPIHESCNATEQRQLATALQETVTLVQHAKDHILQWGNESAIYRKYFGDRPAITPIGAYDIIINGNPETILFRCDNPDGNCGLEDWAGHWRGENATSETVICELSYTTRRPLSTMCSQGYTVSGSETNTFWAGDLLHRLYHVPAIGQGLIEHYADGYSGVLELAEGNRTEAVHDSETLQYFALEVYAYDVAVPGVGCVGEEDEHDHEHDDQEDIPENCHTHDGGELHCT, from the exons ATGTGGACCATTGCCCTAGCCCTGGCCCTTTGCGCCCCCATTGCGGCGCTGCCGACTCAAACCCCTGTACCTCTGGAGGACCCCATCAAGTCTCCTTTCCCTATCCACGAAAGCTGCAACGCTACCGAGCAGCGCCAGCTCGCCACCGCGCTGCAGGAGACCGTCACCCTCGTGCAGCACGCCAAAGACCACATCCTGCAATGGGGCAACGAGAGCGCCATCTACCGCAAGTACTTCGGTGACAGGCCCGCCATCACCCCCATCGGCGCCTacgacatcatcatcaacggGAACCCGGAgaccatcctcttccgctgCGATAACCCCGATGGCAACTGCGGTTTAGAGG ACTGGGCCGGCCACTGGCGCGGCGAGAACGCCACCTCCGAGACCGTCATCTGCGAACTCAGCTACACTACCCGCCGGCCCCTGAGCACCATGTGCTCCCAGGGGTATACCGTTTCAGGATCCGAGACAAACACCTTCTGGGCCGGCGACCTGCTTCACCGGCTCTACCACGTGCCTGCTATCGGACAGGGTCTCATCGAGCACTACGCTGATGGATATAGTggggtgctggagctggcagaGGGAAACCGCACTGAGGCTGTGCATGACTCGGAGACGCTGCAGTACTTTGCGCTGGAGGTGTATGCGTatgatgttgctgttccTGGGGTGGGATGtgttggtgaggaggatgagcatGACCATGAGCATGATGACCAGGAGGATATTCCTGAA AACTGCCACACTCACGATGGTGGAGAGCTTCACTGCACCTAG